A DNA window from Herpetosiphonaceae bacterium contains the following coding sequences:
- a CDS encoding PAS domain S-box protein, translating to MLTTQDQQPQELIQALTIASSAGLEAQDTTDFFSCLQQSFAPLHLDVHIVLLDPQQYNVNWIYTSIEAVVLQSIERHLGLQLRDLFGSSLPPLDTLTEPVVVAANVPGWGDANEHAALCHTVASLLWCHRYVAIPLSAHKHVFGALIISGISLEISDSTLLKPFGQLFGLALDRLWQQAYFVSERASTSLLLKAGRAITEVTALDEVLRVICDQALILTGGITAALWQPDVDGTSMRCIMAVGAFADRLLEYRTAMDAGLVGRVFREQQSLIVDDMLQEPVVDPIIKSISKAHSAIFQALQIQGRSVGVLAVGHRVPGYFGRAQLEVLEQYSVNAAVAIENARLHESIRRSEERYRSLFQNALDLVITLDLQGRIISWNRAALSFLGLSLADVHEGTVNFYDLLLPGTADWLRFMQERTLQGYQPNPTEFEIRRSDGSLAVVEVTMQLFVERGQPSGVYIIGRDMTERQRQQRALTDQVAQLTALHKLSIALSSSLDRSVILQEAAEAIAHARQFDCVIIHLIHANNQFLDLVAAVGLDAAKSAAIQRAEAGSALWNVWQSGQPRVVTTQDLSPEVRPIFEQMGIVSHTYVPLISTSGTYGVLEIGRSGSTPFGEGEFQVLQTMATQIARALENIALYAAVESSAARYRDLFENANDLVGTMTIHGQMLTLNRAALRFFGYAPGDLAHLSLRDLLPSASVQSVEEVLELILQSAKPSDTHELEVVRRDGSCAILEMRSRLVFEGETPTTIHFIARDITERQQLESQVRQGEKLAALGQLVAGAAHELNNPLAVVLGMSQLLLRNPLAADLIEDIRDIEAAAQRAKHIVNQMLTFARAQQDVRGPIDVALLIDRVVLNLRRNLQINDIRVDVHVQPQLPPIWADAYQIEQVLDNLLNNAIHALAVHPHHPRCITITATAREPLIRLTVADNGPGIPVNNLPRIFDPFFTTKELGHGTGLGLSLVYGIINKHGGTIKAESVAGQGATFLIDLPMSQAKAQQPVAPVKNTPKHSSILVVEDEVDVRMILERALTQHGYDVDAVDSAEAALSSTATKRYDLVISDLRMPGMNGNELFERVHAAQPQLNWVFITGDTMTASSEAFLKQSGMPFLAKPFTLEELWDAVASSILNERQQPSQAA from the coding sequence GTGCTGACCACACAGGACCAGCAGCCGCAGGAGCTTATTCAAGCGCTCACCATCGCATCGTCGGCGGGCCTTGAGGCACAGGATACGACCGACTTTTTTTCCTGCCTTCAGCAATCGTTCGCGCCGCTGCATCTCGATGTGCATATTGTGCTGCTGGATCCGCAACAGTACAATGTCAACTGGATCTATACCAGCATCGAGGCGGTCGTGCTGCAAAGCATCGAGCGTCATCTGGGGCTGCAACTCCGTGATCTCTTTGGGTCGTCGCTGCCGCCGCTCGATACGCTGACCGAGCCGGTCGTCGTCGCGGCGAATGTGCCAGGCTGGGGCGATGCCAACGAGCATGCCGCGCTGTGCCATACGGTCGCCAGCCTGCTGTGGTGTCATCGCTATGTCGCGATCCCGCTCTCAGCGCACAAGCACGTCTTTGGCGCGCTGATCATATCCGGGATCAGTCTTGAGATTAGCGATAGCACGCTGCTCAAGCCGTTTGGGCAGCTCTTTGGGCTGGCCCTGGACCGGCTGTGGCAGCAGGCGTATTTTGTTTCCGAGCGCGCCTCCACCAGCTTGCTGCTCAAGGCCGGTCGGGCGATCACCGAGGTGACGGCGCTGGATGAGGTGCTGCGGGTCATCTGCGATCAAGCGCTGATCCTGACGGGCGGTATAACCGCCGCGCTCTGGCAGCCCGATGTCGATGGCACGTCGATGCGCTGCATCATGGCGGTCGGCGCGTTTGCCGATCGACTCTTGGAGTATCGTACCGCGATGGATGCCGGGCTGGTTGGGCGCGTCTTTCGGGAGCAGCAATCGCTGATCGTCGATGATATGCTGCAAGAGCCGGTGGTCGATCCGATCATCAAAAGCATCAGCAAGGCGCATAGCGCGATCTTCCAGGCGCTTCAGATCCAGGGCCGCTCGGTGGGCGTGCTCGCGGTGGGCCATCGAGTGCCCGGCTACTTCGGGCGCGCGCAGCTTGAGGTGCTTGAGCAGTACAGCGTCAACGCGGCGGTAGCGATCGAAAACGCGCGGCTGCACGAATCGATTCGACGCTCGGAAGAGCGGTACCGCTCGCTGTTCCAGAATGCGCTGGATCTGGTGATCACGCTCGATCTTCAAGGCCGCATCATTTCCTGGAATCGCGCGGCGCTCTCGTTCCTGGGCCTGTCGCTTGCGGATGTGCATGAGGGCACCGTCAATTTCTATGATCTGCTGCTGCCGGGCACGGCGGACTGGCTGCGGTTCATGCAGGAGCGCACGCTGCAAGGCTACCAGCCGAATCCCACCGAGTTTGAAATTCGGCGCTCCGATGGCTCGCTGGCGGTGGTCGAAGTGACCATGCAGCTCTTCGTCGAGCGCGGACAACCGTCGGGCGTGTACATCATCGGGCGCGACATGACCGAGCGCCAGCGCCAGCAGCGCGCGCTGACCGATCAGGTCGCTCAGCTTACGGCGCTGCATAAGCTCAGCATCGCGCTCAGCTCCTCGCTCGATCGCAGCGTGATCCTGCAAGAGGCCGCCGAGGCCATCGCGCACGCGCGGCAGTTCGACTGTGTGATCATCCATCTGATCCATGCCAATAACCAGTTTCTCGATCTGGTCGCTGCGGTGGGGCTGGATGCCGCGAAGAGCGCCGCCATTCAGCGTGCCGAGGCCGGATCTGCGCTGTGGAACGTCTGGCAGAGCGGGCAGCCGCGAGTGGTGACGACGCAGGATCTCTCGCCTGAGGTTCGTCCGATCTTCGAGCAGATGGGCATCGTCTCGCATACCTACGTGCCGCTGATCAGCACCAGCGGCACCTATGGGGTGCTGGAGATCGGGCGGAGCGGCAGCACGCCGTTCGGCGAGGGCGAGTTTCAGGTGTTGCAGACGATGGCAACGCAGATCGCGCGCGCGCTCGAAAATATCGCCCTATACGCGGCGGTCGAGTCCAGCGCGGCGCGCTACCGCGATCTCTTCGAGAACGCCAACGATCTGGTCGGCACGATGACGATCCACGGCCAGATGCTCACGCTGAATCGAGCCGCGCTCCGTTTCTTCGGCTACGCTCCCGGCGATCTGGCGCATCTCTCGCTGCGCGATCTGCTGCCGTCCGCCTCCGTTCAATCCGTCGAGGAGGTGCTTGAGCTGATCTTGCAGAGCGCGAAGCCGTCGGACACGCATGAGCTGGAGGTGGTGCGGCGCGACGGCTCGTGCGCGATCCTCGAAATGCGCTCACGGCTGGTGTTCGAGGGCGAGACGCCGACGACGATCCATTTCATCGCGCGGGATATTACCGAGCGGCAGCAGCTTGAATCGCAGGTGCGGCAGGGCGAGAAACTGGCGGCGCTCGGCCAGCTGGTGGCGGGCGCGGCTCACGAGCTGAACAACCCGCTCGCGGTGGTGCTGGGCATGTCGCAGTTGCTGCTGCGCAATCCGCTGGCCGCCGATCTGATCGAGGATATTCGCGACATCGAGGCCGCCGCACAGCGCGCGAAGCATATCGTCAACCAGATGTTGACGTTCGCGCGGGCACAGCAAGATGTGCGCGGGCCGATCGATGTGGCGCTGCTGATCGATCGGGTGGTGCTGAATCTGCGCCGCAATCTCCAGATCAACGATATTCGTGTCGATGTGCATGTCCAGCCGCAGCTTCCGCCGATCTGGGCCGATGCCTACCAGATCGAGCAGGTGCTGGATAACCTGCTCAACAACGCGATCCATGCCCTGGCTGTGCATCCGCACCACCCGCGCTGCATTACGATCACCGCCACGGCGCGCGAGCCGCTGATCCGCCTGACTGTCGCCGATAACGGCCCCGGCATTCCCGTGAATAATCTTCCGCGCATCTTCGACCCGTTTTTTACGACCAAAGAGCTGGGCCACGGTACGGGCCTGGGCCTGTCGCTGGTCTACGGCATCATCAACAAGCATGGCGGTACGATCAAGGCAGAGAGCGTAGCCGGGCAGGGCGCGACCTTCCTGATCGATCTGCCGATGAGCCAGGCCAAGGCGCAGCAGCCTGTGGCGCCGGTGAAGAATACGCCCAAGCATAGCTCGATCCTGGTTGTGGAAGACGAGGTAGACGTGCGCATGATTCTGGAGCGCGCGCTGACCCAGCACGGCTATGATGTCGATGCCGTCGATAGCGCTGAGGCCGCTCTGAGCAGCACCGCCACCAAGCGCTACGATCTGGTGATCTCCGATCTACGCATGCCGGGCATGAACGGCAATGAGCTGTTCGAGCGCGTTCATGCCGCGCAGCCGCAGCTCAACTGGGTCTTCATCACCGGCGATACGATGACCGCCAGCAGCGAGGCGTTTCTGAAGCAGAGCGGCATGCCGTTTCTCGCCAAGCCGTTTACGCTTGAAGAGCTGTGGGATGCCGTGGCGTCGAGTATTTTGAACGAGCGTCAGCAGCCCTCGCAGGCGGCCTAG
- a CDS encoding ATP-binding cassette domain-containing protein: MIQFEHVSYSYPNAAQPVLHDVSLTIAEGDFVLVAGASGTGKSTFLRCLNGLVPHFYGGRFGGRVRVAGYDTRSVEPRDLAGIVGFVFQDPEAQMVVEVVEDELVFGMENLGLEPQVMRRRVEEVLDQLEIAHLRRRRITTLSGGERQRVAIASVLAMQPHVLVLDEPTSQLDPHTAEEVLTALQKLNADLGLTIVLSEHRLERVVQYADRLLVFERQPEQPPTVIMDTPRAILARSELAPPLVQLSRALGWEPLPLTIKEGRRFVLAQDLDQAAATTAPQATAIESSGHQRPRGGFVTRRRAVPERAEPAALRIDNLSVELAGRDVLHQVSLEIGGGELVAIMGRNGSGKTTLLRAIMGLVAASRGSIAVGGRPITALPTEERAKLIGYVPQDPRALLFQETVGDELRWTLWQRRSHGKSLDDRAIAERIERTLALLDLQHLATAHPREISGGEQQRAALATILVAEPTILLLDEPTRGLDYRNKALLIALLEQLSRDGRGIALVTHDVELVAACADRVVLLGEGEVIVAGAPQVLLNDSLIFSSQIGKLFRHRPWLTVDEALRGIRQPAPRARSDPGS; encoded by the coding sequence ATGATTCAGTTCGAGCACGTTTCCTACAGCTACCCGAACGCTGCTCAGCCGGTGCTGCACGACGTATCGCTGACGATCGCCGAGGGCGACTTCGTGCTGGTCGCCGGCGCGTCGGGCACGGGCAAATCGACGTTTCTGCGCTGTCTCAACGGCCTGGTGCCGCACTTCTACGGCGGTCGCTTCGGTGGCCGCGTGCGCGTCGCCGGATACGATACCCGCTCAGTCGAGCCGCGCGATCTGGCGGGCATCGTCGGCTTCGTCTTTCAAGATCCCGAAGCCCAGATGGTCGTCGAGGTCGTCGAGGATGAGCTGGTCTTCGGCATGGAAAACCTGGGGCTGGAGCCGCAGGTGATGCGGCGGCGCGTCGAGGAGGTGCTCGATCAGCTTGAGATCGCGCATCTGCGCCGCAGGCGGATCACGACGCTCTCCGGCGGCGAGCGGCAGCGGGTGGCGATTGCCTCGGTGCTGGCGATGCAGCCGCATGTGCTGGTGCTGGACGAGCCCACATCACAGCTTGATCCGCATACCGCCGAGGAGGTGCTGACCGCGCTGCAAAAGCTGAACGCCGACCTGGGCCTGACGATCGTTTTGAGCGAGCATCGTCTGGAGCGCGTGGTGCAGTACGCCGACCGCCTGCTCGTCTTCGAGCGTCAGCCGGAGCAGCCGCCGACTGTGATCATGGACACGCCGCGCGCGATTCTGGCCCGCAGCGAGCTTGCGCCGCCACTGGTGCAGCTCAGCCGGGCGCTGGGCTGGGAGCCGCTGCCGCTGACGATCAAAGAGGGGCGGCGCTTTGTGCTGGCGCAGGATCTCGACCAGGCAGCGGCGACGACCGCGCCACAGGCCACGGCGATCGAATCGTCAGGGCACCAGCGACCGCGCGGCGGCTTCGTCACGCGACGACGGGCTGTACCAGAGCGAGCCGAGCCAGCCGCGCTGCGCATCGACAACCTGAGCGTCGAGCTGGCAGGCCGCGATGTGCTGCATCAGGTTTCGCTGGAGATCGGCGGAGGCGAGCTTGTGGCGATCATGGGCCGCAACGGATCGGGCAAGACGACGCTGCTGCGCGCGATCATGGGGCTGGTCGCGGCCTCACGCGGCTCGATCGCGGTCGGCGGACGACCGATCACCGCGCTGCCCACCGAGGAGCGTGCAAAGCTGATCGGCTACGTGCCGCAAGACCCGCGCGCGCTGCTCTTTCAGGAGACGGTCGGCGACGAGCTGCGCTGGACGCTCTGGCAGCGCCGCAGCCACGGCAAGAGTCTGGACGATCGCGCTATCGCCGAGCGCATCGAGCGGACGCTGGCGCTGCTCGACCTGCAACACCTGGCGACGGCGCACCCGCGCGAGATCAGCGGCGGCGAGCAGCAGCGGGCTGCCCTGGCGACGATCCTGGTAGCCGAGCCGACGATCCTGCTGCTGGACGAGCCGACGCGCGGCCTGGACTATCGCAACAAGGCGCTGCTGATCGCGCTGCTGGAACAACTGAGCCGGGACGGTCGCGGCATCGCGCTGGTGACACACGACGTGGAGCTGGTCGCGGCCTGCGCGGATCGGGTGGTGCTGCTGGGAGAGGGTGAGGTGATCGTGGCGGGAGCACCGCAGGTCTTGCTCAACGACTCGCTGATTTTTTCGTCGCAGATCGGCAAGCTGTTTCGCCACCGGCCCTGGCTGACCGTCGACGAGGCCCTGCGCGGGATACGCCAGCCAGCACCGCGCGCCAGATCGGATCCTGGGAGCTAG
- a CDS encoding NUDIX hydrolase: MNDNTEHNIPTWQIDRSEHVVDCRIFKVRHDYSHIPDGDRRADFYVLESPDWVNILPVTPDGKVLLVAQYRHGTGTISLETPGGLIEPGETPEEAAARELREETGYTARSFRILGQTDSNPAFMTNHFTAVLAEGATETDPTAWDEHEELEPHLVPIDELPELLKSGKIRNTYSVLPLCWYLLERSTQA, from the coding sequence ATGAACGACAACACGGAGCATAACATTCCCACCTGGCAGATCGACCGCAGCGAGCACGTCGTCGACTGTCGAATCTTCAAGGTCCGCCACGACTACAGCCACATTCCCGACGGCGATCGGCGCGCGGACTTCTACGTGCTCGAAAGTCCCGACTGGGTCAACATCCTACCGGTAACGCCCGACGGCAAGGTGCTGCTGGTGGCGCAGTACCGCCACGGCACCGGAACGATCTCGCTTGAGACGCCCGGCGGCCTGATCGAGCCTGGCGAAACGCCCGAAGAAGCGGCGGCCCGTGAGCTGCGCGAGGAAACCGGCTACACGGCGCGATCGTTTCGTATCCTGGGCCAGACCGACTCCAACCCGGCCTTTATGACCAACCACTTCACGGCGGTGCTGGCCGAGGGCGCGACCGAAACCGATCCGACCGCCTGGGACGAGCACGAGGAGCTTGAGCCGCATCTGGTCCCGATCGACGAGCTGCCGGAGCTGCTCAAGAGCGGCAAGATTCGCAACACCTACTCGGTCCTGCCGCTCTGCTGGTATCTGCTGGAGCGCTCGACGCAGGCATGA
- a CDS encoding energy-coupling factor transporter transmembrane component T: protein MPAAELHSLVWLLWLIAGVVAISTNPLLNLLIMAQAVLIAQSCHTESPVGRAFGLFLRLGLALVVVRTLLSMIPVGGFSYGATPLATLPEIELPLWLGGLRLGGTATLEMLLGGLVSGIRLWALILVFGAFNAVADHYGLLRRTPRFLFHAGLMTTIALTFVPQVILQLQAIRDAQRVRGHRFRTWRDGLPLLVPLLSGGLERSIQLAEAMDSRGYGRVTARRPGVAWVQGAIVVGVTILALGLYIGFTGSWQGWIAAAIGGLLALGALRWIGGGTRRTRYLRERWHRRDTLVALASLAVIVGMTTLRLLDRGDLIYTTLPRARMPSFDPTTGALLLLLSTPALIYLVRHQAGDLGESPKDSPL from the coding sequence GTGCCAGCGGCAGAGCTTCACAGCCTCGTCTGGCTGCTCTGGCTGATCGCGGGCGTCGTCGCGATCTCGACCAATCCGCTGCTCAACCTGCTGATCATGGCACAGGCGGTGCTGATCGCGCAGAGCTGCCACACCGAAAGTCCGGTCGGGCGTGCGTTCGGCCTCTTTCTGCGGCTGGGCCTGGCGCTGGTCGTCGTCCGCACGCTGCTGAGCATGATCCCGGTCGGCGGCTTCTCGTATGGCGCGACGCCGCTGGCGACGCTGCCGGAGATCGAGCTGCCGCTCTGGCTGGGCGGTCTGCGGCTGGGCGGCACGGCCACGCTTGAGATGCTGCTCGGCGGCCTCGTCTCCGGCATCCGGCTCTGGGCGCTGATCCTGGTCTTCGGCGCGTTCAACGCGGTCGCCGATCACTATGGCCTGCTGCGGCGCACGCCGCGCTTCCTGTTCCACGCGGGCCTGATGACGACGATCGCGCTGACGTTCGTGCCGCAGGTCATCTTGCAGTTGCAGGCGATCCGCGACGCGCAGCGGGTGCGCGGCCATCGCTTCCGCACCTGGCGCGACGGCCTGCCGCTGCTGGTGCCGCTGCTATCGGGCGGCCTTGAGCGCTCGATCCAGCTTGCCGAGGCGATGGACAGCCGGGGCTACGGGCGGGTGACCGCGCGGCGACCTGGCGTGGCCTGGGTGCAGGGCGCGATCGTCGTCGGCGTGACGATCCTGGCGCTGGGGCTCTACATTGGCTTCACCGGGAGCTGGCAGGGCTGGATCGCAGCGGCGATCGGGGGGCTGCTGGCGCTGGGCGCGCTCCGCTGGATCGGCGGCGGCACACGTCGCACACGCTACCTGCGCGAGCGCTGGCATCGGCGCGATACGCTCGTCGCGCTGGCAAGTCTGGCCGTGATCGTTGGCATGACCACGCTGCGGCTGCTCGATCGCGGCGATCTGATCTACACCACGCTGCCGCGCGCCAGGATGCCGTCGTTCGATCCGACGACCGGGGCGCTATTGTTGCTACTCAGCACGCCAGCGCTCATCTATTTAGTGCGCCATCAGGCCGGGGATTTGGGGGAGTCCCCCAAAGATTCCCCTCTCTAA
- a CDS encoding histidine phosphatase family protein, with protein MIGVTRHTDVWLVRHPQTDWNKAQRYQSRSDRPLTAFGQARAEAVARRLRRIQFRAIITSGLARTDDLARAVAERQPRTPGIVLDERWRESDHGDWEGLTYAEVFARYQAQSRARFADPWHSRAHGGECTADLWTRVEAAWDAALREYNGQRILIVTHATPIQLLLCALLRLPFERSWQWRIDLGGITNLDLYPSGTITRVINEVPPLAGRR; from the coding sequence GTGATCGGTGTCACGCGCCATACCGACGTGTGGCTGGTGCGCCACCCCCAGACCGATTGGAACAAGGCCCAGCGCTATCAGAGCCGCAGCGATCGACCGCTGACCGCGTTCGGACAGGCGCGGGCAGAGGCCGTGGCCCGGCGCTTACGCCGGATCCAGTTCCGGGCGATCATCACGTCGGGATTGGCCCGCACCGACGATCTGGCGCGCGCTGTCGCCGAGCGGCAGCCGCGCACGCCGGGCATCGTGCTCGATGAGCGCTGGCGCGAGTCCGATCATGGCGATTGGGAGGGCCTGACCTACGCCGAGGTTTTCGCGCGATACCAGGCGCAGAGCCGTGCGCGCTTCGCCGATCCCTGGCACAGCCGCGCGCATGGCGGCGAGTGTACCGCCGATCTGTGGACGCGCGTCGAGGCCGCATGGGACGCCGCACTGCGCGAGTATAACGGCCAGCGGATCTTGATCGTCACGCACGCCACGCCGATCCAACTGCTGCTGTGCGCGCTGCTCAGGCTGCCGTTCGAGCGCTCCTGGCAGTGGCGGATCGACCTGGGCGGCATCACCAACCTGGATCTCTACCCGTCGGGCACGATCACCCGCGTGATCAACGAAGTCCCGCCGCTGGCGGGCCGACGATGA
- a CDS encoding PT domain-containing protein, whose product MKRLPILLLPLLVLLIPAPIQSQGPSRAGVVVRFSDGSVHTSCVSFQGESISGIELLQRSGLDVIAQTSGGNAAVCKIGGDGCSFPAEPCFCKFGGGQQGQYWAYWRLSGGAWQYAAQGAGARRVASGDVDGWAWGSGNVQSGAQPPVVTFEQICPAIQPTAIPAPEPTAKPQPRPTARPTARPTPRPTARPTPKPTPKPTAPVVAAAPTVTPVLPTDTPTPTVTSTATTTPQPTDTPTSTATGTSTPAPTPTSTSTPTPTPTSAAQPEPSSANLGSYLVFGAMLAGLLGAIGVARWRRQQ is encoded by the coding sequence ATGAAACGCCTGCCGATACTCTTGCTGCCGCTGCTCGTCCTGCTCATCCCGGCCCCGATCCAGAGCCAGGGTCCGAGCCGCGCGGGCGTGGTCGTCAGATTCAGCGATGGCAGCGTCCACACAAGCTGCGTGTCGTTCCAAGGCGAGAGTATCAGCGGCATCGAGCTGTTGCAGCGCAGCGGCCTGGATGTGATCGCGCAAACGTCGGGCGGGAATGCCGCGGTCTGCAAGATCGGCGGGGATGGCTGCTCGTTTCCTGCTGAGCCATGCTTCTGCAAGTTCGGCGGCGGGCAGCAGGGCCAGTACTGGGCCTACTGGCGGCTCAGCGGCGGAGCCTGGCAGTACGCCGCTCAGGGCGCGGGCGCGCGGCGTGTCGCCAGCGGCGATGTCGATGGATGGGCCTGGGGCAGCGGCAACGTCCAGAGCGGAGCGCAGCCGCCGGTCGTCACCTTCGAGCAGATCTGTCCCGCGATCCAGCCGACGGCCATACCAGCGCCGGAGCCGACCGCTAAGCCTCAGCCCAGGCCAACCGCGCGCCCGACGGCACGACCAACGCCCAGACCAACCGCGCGGCCTACACCAAAGCCCACCCCAAAACCGACCGCGCCTGTGGTCGCGGCTGCGCCAACCGTCACGCCTGTGCTGCCGACTGATACGCCGACGCCAACCGTGACCAGCACCGCGACCACGACGCCGCAGCCGACCGACACGCCGACAAGCACCGCGACCGGCACCAGCACGCCCGCGCCGACGCCGACGAGCACCAGCACGCCGACACCGACGCCGACGAGCGCGGCGCAGCCGGAGCCGTCATCCGCGAATCTGGGCAGCTATCTCGTCTTTGGCGCGATGCTGGCCGGGCTGCTGGGCGCGATCGGAGTTGCGCGCTGGAGACGCCAGCAGTGA
- a CDS encoding prenyltransferase/squalene oxidase repeat-containing protein, which translates to MTHTRMIVRWLMYLWAALALIAPYAPAYAQQPRPEIDKAVEYIRGQQQADGSFAGFGPGSTADAIFALSAANVNIAEIKKGNASPVDFLRAQAKAAGQDTGLAAKFVIAMLLAGQSPTAEGVDLTVDVQKGYNEQTAQYGKDVTAHAYALIALVAAGQTPRPEAVEALKKLQLPDGGWSFDGTPATGSDTNTTALAVQALKAARDTSDAIGKAVAYYRAQQNADGGFPYSQSSQYGNASDANSTALSIQALIAAGEDLNNWAREGKTPAQRLMAFQNASGAFRYQDAQPEDNVLATYQAIPALVGRTLPLEGIAIALPEQPAGSPVPGPSGTPSPLPSGSPAPMPVPSGSPAPMPSGSPAPSSPPVGGIPAQLPNTGLIDLTPVLALIGALSLLTGFVANRRRG; encoded by the coding sequence GTGACTCACACGAGGATGATCGTACGCTGGCTGATGTATCTCTGGGCGGCGCTGGCGCTGATCGCGCCGTATGCCCCGGCCTATGCTCAGCAGCCGAGGCCGGAGATCGATAAGGCTGTCGAGTACATTCGCGGCCAGCAGCAGGCAGACGGCTCGTTCGCCGGATTCGGCCCCGGCTCGACCGCCGACGCGATCTTTGCGCTGTCGGCTGCGAACGTCAACATCGCCGAGATCAAAAAAGGCAACGCATCGCCGGTCGATTTTCTGCGGGCACAGGCCAAAGCAGCCGGTCAGGATACTGGCCTGGCCGCGAAGTTCGTGATCGCGATGCTGCTGGCGGGCCAGTCGCCGACCGCCGAGGGCGTGGATCTGACGGTCGATGTGCAGAAGGGCTACAATGAGCAGACCGCCCAGTACGGCAAAGATGTCACCGCTCATGCCTACGCGCTGATCGCCCTAGTTGCGGCGGGGCAGACGCCCAGGCCCGAAGCCGTGGAGGCGCTGAAGAAGCTGCAACTACCGGATGGCGGCTGGAGTTTCGACGGCACTCCCGCGACCGGCAGCGATACCAATACGACCGCGCTGGCCGTGCAAGCGCTGAAAGCGGCCCGCGATACCAGCGACGCGATCGGCAAAGCGGTGGCCTACTATCGCGCGCAGCAGAACGCGGACGGCGGCTTTCCGTACTCGCAAAGCTCACAGTACGGCAACGCCAGCGACGCCAACTCGACCGCGCTGAGCATCCAGGCGCTGATCGCCGCAGGTGAGGATCTTAACAACTGGGCCAGGGAGGGCAAGACGCCCGCGCAGCGATTGATGGCCTTCCAGAACGCCAGCGGCGCGTTCCGCTACCAGGATGCGCAGCCGGAGGATAACGTGCTCGCGACCTACCAGGCGATCCCTGCGCTCGTGGGCCGGACGCTGCCGCTGGAGGGAATCGCCATCGCGCTGCCGGAGCAGCCCGCAGGCTCGCCCGTGCCCGGCCCTTCGGGCACACCGTCGCCGCTGCCGTCGGGATCGCCCGCGCCGATGCCCGTGCCGTCGGGTTCGCCCGCGCCGATGCCATCGGGTTCGCCCGCGCCGTCGTCGCCTCCGGTCGGCGGTATTCCCGCGCAACTGCCCAATACCGGCCTGATCGATCTGACACCCGTCCTGGCGCTGATTGGCGCGCTGTCGCTGCTGACCGGCTTCGTTGCCAATCGGCGGCGGGGCTAG